A region from the Streptomyces lydicus genome encodes:
- a CDS encoding helix-turn-helix transcriptional regulator, whose amino-acid sequence MTTSTTRVLALLEILQGGGTRTVPDLAACLGVDERTVRRYAGHLLDLGVPVDSVRGRYGGYRLAPGYRMPPLMLTEDEALAVLLGLLAAQRAGPVTTSAAASESAAAKLRRVLPKSLGRRLAALPATADFTAQPRPAAAPDTGVLLGLAEAALHQRPVALTYTDRKGRGSDRTVLPYGLVAHSGRWYLTGADPAAGEGEVRTFRLDRITAATVQSGSFDVPPAFDPVTTVLDSLAQTPWRHEVSLRIHDSVRHLRRHLPADIATLSPIPDAAAPEGTGPGDTEPADTDPTDTDPANADRAAANRTHPDSPARPAPADDPTGWVRVRIRAERLDWIPPVLAALDRPFVIEHPAELRTRVKELAHRLVAHAAAGQESPPGPEAG is encoded by the coding sequence GTGACCACATCGACCACTCGGGTGCTCGCCCTGCTGGAGATCCTGCAGGGCGGCGGCACCCGCACCGTTCCCGACCTGGCCGCCTGCCTCGGCGTCGACGAACGCACCGTCCGTCGCTACGCCGGCCACCTGCTGGACCTCGGCGTGCCCGTCGACTCGGTGCGTGGCCGCTACGGCGGATACCGGCTCGCCCCGGGGTACCGGATGCCCCCGCTGATGCTCACCGAGGACGAGGCCCTGGCCGTTCTGCTCGGGCTGCTGGCCGCACAGCGGGCCGGGCCGGTCACCACGTCCGCCGCGGCGAGCGAGAGCGCCGCGGCAAAACTGCGGCGCGTCCTGCCCAAGTCCCTGGGGCGACGGCTGGCAGCGCTGCCGGCGACGGCCGATTTCACCGCGCAGCCCCGCCCCGCCGCCGCACCGGACACCGGAGTGCTGCTGGGGCTTGCCGAGGCCGCACTCCATCAGCGGCCGGTGGCCCTCACCTACACCGACCGGAAGGGCCGCGGCAGCGACCGCACCGTCCTGCCCTACGGCCTGGTGGCGCACTCCGGACGCTGGTACCTGACCGGCGCGGACCCAGCGGCCGGGGAGGGGGAGGTACGTACCTTTCGGCTGGACCGGATCACCGCCGCCACCGTGCAATCCGGCTCGTTCGACGTCCCGCCGGCCTTCGACCCGGTGACCACGGTCCTGGACAGCCTCGCGCAGACCCCCTGGAGGCACGAGGTGTCGCTGCGCATCCACGACAGCGTCCGGCACCTCCGCCGCCATCTCCCGGCCGACATCGCCACCCTGTCCCCGATCCCGGATGCGGCGGCACCCGAGGGCACCGGCCCGGGCGACACCGAACCGGCCGATACCGACCCGACCGACACCGACCCGGCCAACGCCGACCGGGCAGCCGCCAACAGGACCCACCCCGACAGCCCGGCCCGCCCGGCACCGGCCGACGACCCCACCGGATGGGTCCGCGTCCGGATCCGGGCCGAACGACTGGACTGGATTCCCCCCGTACTGGCCGCACTGGACCGCCCGTTCGTCATCGAACACCCCGCGGAACTACGCACCCGTGTGAAGGAACTGGCCCACCGCCTCGTCGCTCACGCCGCCGCCGGCCAGGAGAGCCCGCCGGGCCCTGAGGCCGGCTGA
- a CDS encoding class I SAM-dependent methyltransferase, protein MEALSLDSLRTLYTKYEADLRKVKDAQRSLLRERGKAMKAQLDDVEAEISYMRLRELRPAKVVEIGTFYGWSTIWQLSALRDNGTGHLYSFDIVDHVVRNVPGELTGQWTFTKGDVRENLGSIPQDVDYLFIDADHGARFARWYIENLFPAVPGGTPTSVHDVYHGRRPKPFSEGSVIVKWLAENNVEFFTPSPAKSPAEYAEIAEIKKGLGLDEPVRDSRHNPMIFFDLPSL, encoded by the coding sequence ATGGAAGCACTCTCTCTCGATTCGCTGCGCACTCTGTACACCAAGTACGAGGCCGACTTGAGGAAGGTCAAGGACGCCCAGCGCAGTCTCCTGAGGGAGCGCGGCAAGGCCATGAAGGCTCAGCTGGACGACGTGGAGGCGGAGATCTCCTACATGCGGCTGCGCGAGCTGCGGCCCGCGAAGGTGGTGGAGATCGGCACTTTCTACGGCTGGTCCACCATCTGGCAGCTGAGCGCGCTGCGCGACAACGGCACCGGACATCTGTACTCGTTCGACATCGTGGACCACGTGGTGCGCAATGTGCCGGGTGAGCTGACCGGCCAGTGGACCTTCACCAAGGGCGATGTCCGCGAGAATCTGGGCAGCATTCCGCAGGATGTCGACTACCTGTTCATCGACGCCGACCACGGTGCGCGCTTTGCCCGTTGGTACATAGAGAACCTGTTCCCGGCCGTGCCCGGCGGCACGCCCACCAGCGTGCACGACGTCTACCACGGGCGTCGCCCCAAGCCGTTCAGCGAGGGCTCCGTCATCGTCAAGTGGCTCGCCGAGAACAACGTGGAGTTCTTCACGCCGTCGCCGGCCAAGTCCCCGGCGGAGTACGCGGAGATAGCCGAGATCAAGAAGGGCCTCGGGCTCGACGAGCCGGTCCGCGACAGCCGCCACAACCCGATGATCTTCTTCGATCTGCCCAGCCTGTAA
- a CDS encoding teichoic acid biosynthesis protein C, translating to MVTETDVQGPGPVPGPGRRAVCRLGLSAAAAAVVPAGWALAAPAPSRKLPALSAAGRPFLAGRLRHPTVLQSFTVDERKGHLYALQVVAGGVRLTGEKTAPSHAQRAGNGDLCLNRLTLDGAAAGHMYLKGFGHGGSIGLEDSADGVTLWTEWDANPASGYGRGVCRFRFADGRVLERDSGGLGTYHPVIGSTSNAPALDVTHRQLLLRYKRDGIPRFALYDLDRFRAGWFLPLTDFAQPGAGLALPFQGMAVYGTYAYQLLGSAYGTGNPASSGGNTRLYRIDLRSGRVVWQQLERTAPGLSPREPEGLAVLRDGGTPRLCLGFVDGPAGGRGFRLYDKALS from the coding sequence ATGGTCACAGAGACAGATGTGCAGGGACCGGGGCCGGTACCGGGACCGGGGCGCAGGGCCGTGTGCCGCCTCGGGCTGAGTGCGGCGGCCGCTGCCGTGGTGCCGGCGGGGTGGGCGCTGGCGGCACCGGCTCCGAGCCGGAAGCTGCCCGCCCTGTCCGCGGCGGGCCGGCCGTTCCTCGCCGGGCGGCTGCGACACCCCACGGTGCTGCAGTCCTTCACCGTCGACGAACGGAAAGGGCATCTCTACGCCCTGCAGGTGGTGGCGGGCGGAGTCCGGCTGACGGGCGAGAAGACGGCACCTTCCCACGCACAACGCGCCGGCAACGGTGACCTGTGCCTGAACCGGCTCACCCTGGATGGCGCCGCGGCCGGGCACATGTACCTGAAGGGCTTCGGTCACGGCGGCTCGATCGGGCTGGAGGACTCCGCGGACGGCGTCACGCTGTGGACGGAGTGGGATGCCAATCCGGCGTCCGGCTACGGGCGCGGGGTGTGCCGCTTCCGTTTCGCGGACGGGCGGGTGCTGGAACGCGACAGTGGCGGACTCGGCACCTACCACCCCGTCATCGGCTCCACCAGCAATGCCCCCGCCCTCGATGTGACGCACCGGCAACTCCTGCTGCGGTACAAGCGGGACGGCATACCGAGGTTCGCCCTGTACGACCTGGACCGGTTCCGGGCCGGCTGGTTCCTCCCGCTGACCGACTTCGCCCAGCCGGGCGCCGGCCTCGCCCTGCCCTTCCAGGGCATGGCCGTCTACGGCACCTACGCCTACCAGCTCCTGGGCAGTGCGTACGGAACGGGAAATCCGGCGTCCTCCGGCGGCAACACCCGGCTGTACCGCATCGACCTGCGGTCCGGACGTGTGGTGTGGCAGCAGCTGGAGCGAACGGCTCCGGGTCTGTCGCCCCGCGAGCCGGAGGGCCTGGCCGTGCTGCGGGACGGGGGTACACCGCGGCTGTGCCTGGGGTTCGTCGACGGCCCGGCGGGCGGCCGCGGTTTCCGTCTGTACGACAAAGCGCTCAGCTGA
- a CDS encoding GntR family transcriptional regulator: protein MEQGTAEREPCAGAWVPAQTGPAAPRRHSVRGQVLAALRHALVGGELAPGEVYSAPALAERYGVSATPVREAMQQLAGEGAVEVVPNRGFRVAERSPRDLAELAEVRAMLEVPAIVRLARALPPERWEGLRPLADAGVTAAARGDSVGYAEADHAFHDALMSLTGNRRLTEVTGDLLRRAQWPPAGGSRRRTAELLADASEHTALLDALVAQEYAVAERIAREHVSVARHPH, encoded by the coding sequence ATGGAGCAGGGCACAGCGGAACGGGAGCCGTGCGCCGGGGCGTGGGTGCCCGCGCAGACCGGCCCCGCCGCGCCCCGGCGGCACTCCGTCCGCGGCCAGGTGCTGGCCGCGCTGCGCCATGCGCTGGTCGGCGGGGAGCTGGCCCCGGGCGAGGTCTACTCCGCGCCCGCGCTCGCCGAGCGCTACGGCGTCTCGGCGACCCCGGTCCGGGAGGCCATGCAGCAGCTCGCGGGGGAAGGCGCCGTCGAGGTCGTGCCCAACCGCGGCTTCCGGGTCGCCGAGCGCAGCCCCCGCGACCTCGCCGAGCTGGCCGAGGTCCGGGCGATGCTGGAGGTGCCCGCGATCGTCCGGCTGGCGCGGGCGCTGCCTCCTGAGCGCTGGGAGGGGCTGCGCCCGCTCGCCGACGCGGGCGTCACGGCCGCCGCCCGCGGTGACAGCGTCGGCTACGCCGAGGCCGACCACGCCTTCCACGACGCCCTGATGTCGCTCACCGGCAATCGCAGGCTCACCGAGGTCACCGGCGATCTGCTCCGCCGTGCGCAGTGGCCGCCGGCCGGCGGCTCCCGGCGGCGTACCGCCGAGCTGCTGGCCGACGCCTCCGAGCACACGGCGCTGCTCGACGCCCTGGTCGCCCAGGAGTACGCGGTGGCCGAGCGGATCGCCCGCGAGCACGTGTCGGTGGCGCGCCACCCGCACTGA
- a CDS encoding (2Fe-2S)-binding protein produces MTRAPAAPPAVHPVAEAYARLSAAFPGLRVTLWDAAPPSGDGWVCAAGLAAGGESLDAFLAWDDAQIVRDYGQRARPDVIASFALHRYAWPACLLITLPWFLHRRVPHLPVQDVSFQRELGRMAVRISTFSCLPDDPAAARPGARVVPDEEALRAEVRAAVAQHLRPVLEGFGTRMRRGPRALWGMASDEVVEGLWYLGHLLGEEPRAVAELELLLPGATAPYVGGAGFRELTGPRGRSLATRDRASCCMFYTLRPEDTCVTCPRTADEERIRRLTAGT; encoded by the coding sequence ATGACTCGTGCCCCCGCCGCCCCGCCTGCCGTCCACCCCGTCGCCGAGGCCTACGCCCGGCTCTCCGCGGCCTTCCCCGGCCTGCGGGTGACCCTGTGGGACGCCGCCCCGCCCAGCGGCGACGGCTGGGTGTGCGCGGCCGGGCTCGCGGCCGGCGGCGAGAGCCTGGATGCCTTCCTCGCCTGGGACGACGCGCAGATCGTGCGGGATTACGGACAGCGCGCCCGTCCGGACGTCATCGCGAGCTTCGCCCTGCACCGCTACGCCTGGCCCGCCTGCCTGCTGATCACCCTCCCCTGGTTCCTGCACCGCCGGGTCCCGCACCTGCCCGTGCAGGACGTCTCCTTCCAGCGCGAGCTGGGCAGGATGGCGGTGCGGATCAGCACCTTCAGCTGCCTCCCGGACGACCCCGCCGCGGCGCGGCCCGGCGCCCGGGTCGTACCGGACGAGGAGGCCCTGCGGGCGGAGGTACGGGCGGCGGTGGCCCAGCACCTCCGGCCCGTGCTGGAGGGCTTTGGCACCCGGATGCGGCGCGGGCCGCGGGCGCTGTGGGGCATGGCGTCCGACGAGGTCGTGGAGGGCCTGTGGTACCTCGGGCACCTCCTGGGCGAGGAGCCACGCGCCGTGGCCGAGCTGGAGTTGCTGCTGCCGGGCGCCACCGCTCCGTACGTGGGCGGTGCGGGATTCCGCGAACTGACCGGGCCGCGCGGCCGGTCGCTGGCGACCCGGGACCGTGCCAGCTGCTGCATGTTCTACACACTGCGCCCCGAGGACACCTGCGTCACCTGCCCGCGCACCGCGGACGAGGAGCGCATCAGGCGCCTCACCGCGGGCACTTGA
- a CDS encoding SH3 domain-containing protein, with protein sequence MIRRMMRSGVVAAVAALAMVPAVAFADSCPHPAAGRYSAQQDTAAMTTTHAYGRVVTPNDVRLNVRSGPGTAYPVVGTVRAGRVRALACKTHGGSVQGHHRWYRLTHHRGFVSAHYVHASRAVPWCRVLGN encoded by the coding sequence ATGATTCGACGCATGATGCGCAGCGGTGTGGTCGCCGCGGTTGCCGCCCTCGCCATGGTCCCCGCGGTGGCGTTCGCCGACTCCTGTCCGCACCCCGCCGCCGGCCGGTACTCCGCGCAGCAGGACACGGCAGCGATGACGACCACTCATGCGTACGGCCGCGTGGTGACCCCGAACGACGTGCGTCTGAACGTCCGTTCGGGGCCGGGCACCGCCTACCCCGTGGTCGGCACCGTACGCGCCGGCCGGGTGCGGGCCCTCGCCTGCAAGACCCACGGCGGCTCGGTGCAGGGCCACCACCGCTGGTACCGGCTCACGCACCACCGGGGCTTCGTCTCCGCCCACTACGTCCACGCCTCCCGCGCGGTCCCGTGGTGCCGGGTCCTCGGCAACTGA
- a CDS encoding VOC family protein, whose protein sequence is MNLVSLRVITRDVARLVAFYEQVTGVPATWSTPEFAELVTESGTLALAGERTVALFGAGSAEPAANRTVITEFRVADVDAEYARLTSLCDEFVQKPTTMPWGNRSLLLRDPDGNLINLFTPVTPEAVQRQDR, encoded by the coding sequence ATGAACCTGGTTTCGCTCCGCGTGATCACCCGTGACGTCGCTCGCCTCGTCGCGTTCTACGAACAGGTCACCGGCGTTCCGGCGACATGGTCGACCCCCGAGTTCGCCGAGCTCGTGACGGAGTCGGGCACGCTTGCGCTCGCCGGTGAGCGCACGGTGGCGCTGTTCGGCGCCGGCAGTGCCGAGCCGGCCGCCAACCGCACGGTGATCACCGAGTTCCGTGTCGCCGACGTCGACGCGGAGTACGCGCGTCTGACGTCCCTCTGCGACGAGTTCGTCCAGAAGCCGACGACGATGCCGTGGGGCAACCGCTCGCTCCTCCTCCGGGATCCCGACGGGAATCTGATCAACCTCTTCACGCCCGTCACCCCCGAGGCCGTCCAGAGGCAAGACCGCTGA